CACTTACATTAAAAAAAACTAAGCATGAGAGAGATTGTATGGGTGCATTCTCAAAGAATCGCCCCTTATAAGACTCTCATTTTAGACGAATTGCACTACTATCCCTTAGAATTAGATCCAACCCTTTTTAACGCTCTTATTTTCACTTCTAAAAATGCGGTGTTTTCCTTGCTAGAAACTCTAAAAGACAGCCCCAAACTCAAAATGTTACAAAACATTCCTGCTTACGCTTTGAGCGAACCCACCGCAAAAACTCTACAAGATCACCATTTTAAAACCGCCTTTATAGGGGAAAAAGCCCATGGTAAAGAGTTCGCTAAAGAAATCATTCCCTTATTGGAAAAAAAAAGCGTTTTGTATCTCAG
The Helicobacter pylori genome window above contains:
- a CDS encoding uroporphyrinogen-III synthase, with product MREIVWVHSQRIAPYKTLILDELHYYPLELDPTLFNALIFTSKNAVFSLLETLKDSPKLKMLQNIPAYALSEPTAKTLQDHHFKTAFIGEKAHGKEFAKEIIPLLEKKSVLYLRAKEIASSLDTILLEHGINLKQAVVYENKLRHLTLSEQNALKPKEKSVLIFTAISHAKAFLHYFEFLENYTAISIGNTTALYLQEQGIQSYIAKKPSLEACLELALSLKS